In Tachysurus vachellii isolate PV-2020 chromosome 10, HZAU_Pvac_v1, whole genome shotgun sequence, the following proteins share a genomic window:
- the siva1 gene encoding apoptosis regulatory protein Siva, whose protein sequence is MPKRSCPFTDSFSTQYKVHVGQKELLHGVFGNKYRQEVYEKTKNLLFNGTRAVMGRIWNVDAEGRCSEVDMSVSNQGVVAPANNQLLLRGQTLIGFDGKLKKANAVSGNVTTPNVCAVCQRSSGIRTSCSQCDRPACPACMQQCNSCSSLCCSVCTITDYTDRYDKVLCCSCSS, encoded by the exons ATGCCTAAAAGGTCCTGCCCTTTCACCGACTCGTTTTCAACGCAGTATAAAGTCCATGTCGGACAAAAGGAGCTGCTTCATGGAGTTTTCGGGAACAAGTACAGACAGGAAGTTTACG AAAAGACCAAGAACCTGCTTTTTAATGGCACCCGAGCGGTCATGGGGAGAATCTGGAACGTGGATGCAGAGGGGAGGTGTTCTGAGGTGGACATGTCAGTGTCCAATCAGGGTGTTGTGGCTCCTGCAAATAATCAGCTGCTACTCCGGGGACAGACTCTGATTGGGTTTGATGGGAAACTGAAGAAAGCCAATGCAGTGTCAG GCAATGTGACCACGCCAAATGTGTGCGCCGTGTGTCAGAGGTCATCAGGAATAAGGACATCATGCTCTCAGTGTGATCGTCCTGCGTGTCCCGCCTGCATGCAGCAGTGCAACAGCTGTTCCAGCCTCTGCTGCTCCGTCTGCACCATCACAGA TTACACAGACCGCTATGACAAAGTCCTCTGCTGTAGCTGCTCTTCATGA